In Pochonia chlamydosporia 170 chromosome 3, whole genome shotgun sequence, the following are encoded in one genomic region:
- a CDS encoding LPS-induced tumor necrosis factor alpha factor (similar to Metarhizium robertsii ARSEF 23 XP_007820007.1) — MDPSQQQQQQQQQNMAPTQPQQTYHPVTSNEHIQPVQQTHTGQALPPSYDQAKTAPMGQPPQGANTNGPPTTVIPLNQLSDQPQWIDCPFCHQRTTTTVQREGTSMQIVVGAILCLFCVCLTCVPCLAGWFEDTQYRCSQCKNMVAVRRHDGPIEVFGPTVPVYSQYNGNQAPMNAQQHQGQTKDAGPVPAQNYQQQPPQQQQQQQQQQQYPQQYPQQYPQQYPQQHQEQHPMHDLQPQIQQQQPAHQPDAKN; from the exons atggatccctcgcaacaacagcagcagcagcagcagcaaaacaTGGCTCCTACTCAACCACAGCAGACTTACCATCCCGTCACAAGCAACGAGCACATTCAGCCTGTGCAGCAAACACATACCGGCCAGGCCCTGCCTCCAAGCTATGATCAAGCAAAGACTGCTCCCATGGGCCAACCACCCCAGGGAGCAAACACGAATGGCCCTCCTACGACCGTTATCCCGTTGAACCAGCTTAGCGACCAGCCGCAGTGGATTGACTGCCCATTTTGCCACCAGAGAACGACCACCACCGTTCAGCGAGAAGGCACTTCTATGCAAAT TGTCGTTGGTGCCATTCTCTGCCTCTTCTGCGTCTGCTTGACCTGCGTGCCCTGTCTCGCAGGATGGTTCGAAGATACCCAGTACCGCTGCTCTCAGTGCAAGAACATGGTTGCAGTccgacgacatgatggccCCATCGAGGTCTTCGGCCCTACCGTCCCTGTATACTCCCAGTACAACGGCAATCAGGCCCCAATGAATGCTCAACAGCATCAGGGTCAGACAAAAGACGCCGGTCCAGTTCCTGCCCAGAActaccaacaacaaccacctcagcagcagcagcagcagcagcagcagcagcagtatCCCCAGCAGTATCCCCAGCAATATCCTCAGCAATACCCTCAACAGCACCAGGAGCAGCATCCTATGCATGACCTTCAGCCACAgattcagcagcagcagcctgctcACCAGCCTGATGCTAAGAACTAA
- a CDS encoding Npc2-like protein (similar to Metarhizium acridum CQMa 102 XP_007807283.1), which yields MRVSTLSILPGLLSAAKAATFQDCGSTANDLQVSIAGCTDANPACIFNTGQKASIKATFTSPVTIESAEIKITASVGIASLNFPLSPAEACGNWGLKCPAPAGSPQALMVEVPIDSSYPKIKVGVELQLVTSQGEKLICKSFPVEIK from the exons ATGAGAGTGTCAACACTCTCGATCTTGCCCGGGCTACTGAGTGCTGCAAAGGCCGCGACATTTCAAGACTGTG GCAGCACTGCAAATGACCTACAAGTCTCTATCGCCGGTTGCACTGATGCCAATCCCGCCTGCATTTTCAACACTGGTCAAAAGGCATCCATAAAAGCTACATTCACCTCCCCCGTCACCATCGAAAGTGCAGAAATCAAGATTACAGCCTCAGTGGGAATCGCCAGTCTGAATTTCCCACTGAGTCCCGCCGAGGCCTGCGGTAACTGGGGGCTGAAGTGCCCTGCACCGGCTGGGTCGCCTCAGGCGCTAATGGTGGAAGTTCCTATTGATAGTAGCTATCCCAAGATCAAAGTTGGGGTAGAACTCCAGTTGGTTACTTCTCAAGGAGAGAAGTTGATTTGCAAGTCATTTCCAGTGGAGATTAAGTGA
- a CDS encoding esterase, SGNH hydrolase-type, subgroup (similar to Metarhizium robertsii ARSEF 23 XP_007820003.1), producing MDKKINTSRFYFEYKGHPIPDITTFFNIIISQRPRQPIIYLAGDSSLDNKYWLPSSSPSGKSLPVAVPDIYRAALGRPFPKADHDEFIRDHIRADDFLIVSVGANDIAMSPNFSTIWHMLLLAWLTPLSSIRSGRAWALRYFVNMFKSKVELYISKLVEKHKPKAVVVCMIYFPLEAQAARQSSWADIPLRVLGYNTWPGRLQAAIAKMYELATKEIEIPGVKIIPFALFEILDGKDGGDYVERVEPSVEGGRKMASQLAGIIGPLIEEEK from the exons ATGGATAAGAAAATCAACACATCGCGATTCTACTTTGAATACAAAGGTCACCCCATACccgacatcaccacctttttcaacatcatcatctccCAAAGACCAAGGCAACCCATCATATATCTAGCCGGCGATTCATCCCTCGACAACAAGTACTGGCTGCCATCCAGCTCACCAAGCGGCAAATCTCTACCCGTTGCCGTTCCTGACATCTACAGGGCCGCGCTGGGGCGACCATTCCCCAAGGCAGAT CATGACGAATTTATCAGAGATCACATCCGCGCCGATGACTTTCTCATCGTCTCGGTCGGCGCAAATGACATCGCCATGAGCCCCAATTTTTCTACCATCTGGCACATGCTTCTGCTTGCCTGGCTGACGCCGCTGTCTTCTATCCGCAGCGGCAGAGCATGGGCACTTCGGTATTTTGTCAACATGTTCAAGTCAAAGGTTGAGTTGTACATATCCAAGCTGGTCGAGAAGCATAAGCCCAAGGCCGTCGTCGTCTGTATGATCTACTTTCCTCTTGAGGCACAGGCAGCGAGGCAATCTAGTTGGGCGGACATTCCTCTCAGGGTTCTGGGATACAACACGTGGCCTGGGCGGTTGCAGGCGGCCATCGCCAAGATGTATGAGCTTGCGACgaaggagattgagattCCTGGGGTCAAGATCATTCCGTTTGCGCTGTTTGAGATTCTGGATGGGAAGGATGGCGGCGATTATGTCGAGAGGGTAGAGCCGAGTGTGGAAGGGGGTCGGAAGATGGCATCGCAACTGGCGGGAATTATTGGGCCGTTGATCGAAGAGGAGAAGTAG
- a CDS encoding WW domain binding protein (similar to Metarhizium robertsii ARSEF 23 XP_007820001.1), translating into MPKEKGYNPVQAQRKADKAKAVKKGRAEAQERRNEKFARKNPDRIQKQIDDLKKIAAGGGKLSQHEEQLLEGLEKEIKLIRKARENLGERAPSFNRGGRRDGDSGVLGKRRRNSAGSSTDEDVSDEVRKIPMPRDTPPPIPKEVLDQWYAKRRARRNPNADAMRADAENKEKTPKTEAPPAPVQTVYEAKPVLRDLRQEAVSAFVPAAVQKKLNKGRGQAGLIEPEEADRLEKEGYLKSANDEASTTESTQQISMTATVEDVEDDDE; encoded by the exons ATGCCAAAAGAAAAGGGCTACAATCCGGTGCAAGCTCAGCGCAAAgcagacaaagccaaggcagtcaaGAAAG GCAgagcagaagctcaagaaAGACGCAACGAGAAATTTGCACGCAAAAACCCAGACCGAATCCAGAAGCAGATCGATGACCTGAAGAAAATCGctgccggcggcggcaagcTCTCCCAACATGAGGAGCAGCTGCTGGAAGGACTCGAGAAAGAAATCAAGCTCATTAGAAAGGCGAGGGAAAACTTAGGCGAGCGTGCACCATCATTCAATCGCGGTGGCAGACGAGATGGGGACTCGGGCGTCCTGGGGAAACGGCGACGGAATTCTGCTGGTTCGAGTACCGACGAGGATGTATCAGACGAAGTGCGGAAGATCCCCATGCCCAGAGATACACCGCCCCCGATCCCCAAGGAAGTGCTGGATCAGTGGTACGCGAAACGACGAGCACGACGGAACCCGAATGCCGATGCGATGCGTGCAGATGCAgagaacaaggagaagaCTCCCAAGACGGAAGCTCCCCCTGCTCCAGTTCAGACTGTATACGAAGCGAAACCCGTCTTGCGGGATCTTCGACAAGAAGCTGTCTCTGCGTTTGTGCCGGCTGCTGTGCAGAAGAAACTGAACAAAGGTCGTGGACAGGCTGGCCTAATAGAACCTGAGGAGGCGGATCGATTGGAGAAAGAAGGCTATTTGAAATCCGCAAACGACGAGGCTAGCACTACGGAGAGTACCCAGCAGATATCCATGACCGCAACCGTGgaagacgttgaagatgacgacgagtAA
- a CDS encoding MFS monocarboxylate transporter (similar to Cordyceps militaris CM01 XP_006668808.1) codes for MDLYQVNSRVLHDDEVSRAVENAGQDGINNDGAETKGNSNNNNSNLEKQPTAVSSASYEETFPEGGTQAWLVVLGAWFALMSALGLMNTIAIFQAYTLSHQLKGQSEGTVGWVFSIYTFLAFFCGVYIGPVFDKYGPRWLVIAGCITTVTGVVCMSFCTELWHFILSFGILCGVGTSLLFTPCIAAVGHWFRKRRGFATGMASTAGGIGGIIFPLMLTALFDQIGYGWATRVLALVCLFGGVIGILLVRSRLPPAPNATAHPDFRIFKQVPYTLTAIGIFLLEFSLFIPLAYISTYAQHKGFSEQFAFHLLPIMNAGSVVGRALPGYYADVVGPFNVCMFSVVLSLVACLCVWLPLGQTAAGIIVFSILFGFGSGTSIAIAPVCIGRMCKTQQYGRYYATTYTVVSFACLIGIPIAGSIVGASGGEYKNLIIFTGSIYIGSLVFLMAAKVSQLGLKGWLGAY; via the exons ATGGACCTTTACCAGGTAAACTCGCGAGTACTCCACGACGATGAAGTGAGCCGCGCTGTGGAAAATGCCGGCCAGGACGGTATCAACAATGATGGAGCCGAGACCAAGGggaacagcaacaacaacaacagcaacctgGAGAAACAGCCCACCGCTGTTTCCAGCGCATCTTATGAAGAGACCTTTCCCGAAGGAGGAACACAAGCgtggctggtggtgctcgGCGCCTGGTTTGCCTTGATGTCAGCTCTGGGTTTGATGAATACCATTGCTATTTTCCAAGCATACACACTCAGCCACCAGTTGAAGGGCCAGAGCGAAGGCACCGTCGGTTGGGTCTTTTCCATCTACACCTTTCTTGCCTTCTTTTGCGGTGTCTATATTGGACCCGTGTTTGACAAGTATGGCCCTCGGTGGCTGGTCATTGCTGGATGCATCACAACCGTTACTGGAGTTGTGTGCATGAGCTTCTGCACCG AACTATGGCACTTCATCCTCTCTTTCGGCATCCTCTGTGGTGTCGGCACCTCACTACTCTTCACGCCGTGCATTGCCGCCGTGGGACATTGGTTCCGTAAGCGTCGAGGTTTTGCTACGGGAATGGCCTCTACAGCCGGAGGTATAGGCGGCATTATCTTCCCGCTCATGCTCACAGCACTCTTCGACCAGATTGGCTACGGCTGGGCAACTCGCGTTCTGGCTCTCGTCTGTCTTTTCGGCGGCGTCATTGGCATTCTGCTTGTCCGATCTCGACTCCCCCCTGCACCTAATGCCACTGCGCACCCCGACTTTCGCATCTTCAAGCAAGTTCCATATACCCTCACAGCAATTGGTATCTTCTTGCTTGAATTCTCGCTCTTCATCCCCCTGGCATACATCTCGACATACGCACAGCACAAGGGGTTCAGCGAGCAATTTGCCTTCCACCTCCTCCCTATTATGAATGCGGGATCTGTGGTTGGACGAGCTCTTCCAGGTTACTACGCAGACGTTGTGGGCCCGTTCAACGTGTGCATGTTCTCCGTGGTTCTCTCGCTGGTTGCATGCCTGTGCGTTTGGCTTCCCCTGGGACAAACGGCAGCAGGTATAATCGTCTTTTCGATCctctttggctttggcagcgGCACGAGCATCGCCATTGCTCCGGTGTGTATCGGGCGGATGTGCAAGACGCAGCAATATGGTCGATATTACGCCACGACTTACACGGTCGTATCGTTTGCGTGCCTTATTGGCATTCCTATCGCTGGAAGTATTGTCGGCGCCAGTGGTGGCGAGTACAAGAATCTTATTATTTTCACGGGGTCTATTTACATTGGCTCTCTGGTGTTTTTGATGGCGGCTAAGGTGAGCCAGCTTGGTTTGAAGGGCTGGCTGGGGGCCTACTGA
- a CDS encoding phosphopantothenate-cysteine ligase-like protein (similar to Metarhizium robertsii ARSEF 23 XP_007819999.1) — MSSEEDAYFSSNPPPRSLPEHTTLASSFINTHALANRRVVLITSGGTTVPLEKQTVRFIDNFSAGTRGATSAEYFLQAGYAVIFLHRQFSLLPYSRHFSHSKDCFLDFLSEGPDGNVGWREGHDSAKVRDVLRRYRRAKEAEMLLMIPFVTIGDYLHELRAISRLMRPLGRKGLLYLAAAVSDFFVPPERMAEHKIQSTDAVKGFAGDAQKQGSEDEEFDNFDASPRVPRSKRLVIDLDPVPKFLKNLVDGWAPQGMIVSYKLETDPRILVHKARYSLDRYQHHLVIGNLLSTRKWEVVFVSPGREDNWLRVPPPASMRKGGETGWGDAEGRPLRAEELPREDPATEIEELIIPAVAELHDVHIGR, encoded by the coding sequence ATGTCTTCCGAAGAAGACGCCTACTTCTCCAGCAATCCTCCCCCGCGATCCCTCCCCGAACACACAACCCTCGCCTCAtccttcatcaacacccacGCCCTCGCCAACCGGCgcgtcgtcctcatcacctcCGGCGGCACCACCGTCCCCCTCGAAAAGCAAACCGTCCGCTTCATCGACAACTTCTCCGCCGGCACCCGCGGCGCCACCTCGGCAGAGTACTTCCTCCAGGCCGGGTACGCGGTCATATTCCTGCACCGCCAGTTCAGCCTTCTGCCCTACTCGCGGCACTTTTCGCACTCCAAGGACTGCTTTCTCGATTTTCTGAGCGAGGGCCCTGACGGGAATGTAGGCTGGCGGGAGGGCCATGACTCCGCGAAGGTGAGGGATGTGCTGAGGCGGTATCGGAGAgcgaaggaggcggagaTGCTGCTCATGATTCCGTTTGTTACGATTGGCGATTATCTGCATGAGTTGAGGGCGATTTCTAGGCTGATGAGGCCGTTGGGCAGGAAGGGGTTGTTGTATTTGGCGGCTGCGGTGTCGGATTTCTTTGTTCCACCCGAGAGGATGGCCGAGCATAAAATCCAGAGTACGGATGCGGTGAAGGGGTTTGCGGGAGATGCGCAGAAGCAGGGctctgaggatgaggagttTGATAACTTTGATGCGTCGCCACGGGTGCCGAGGTCGAAACGCCTAGTCATCGACCTGGATCCTGTGCCCAAGTTTCTCAAGAATCTCGTGGACGGGTGGGCGCCCCAGGGCATGATCGTCTCGTATAAGTTGGAGACGGATCCCAGGATCCTGGTACACAAGGCGCGGTATTCGCTGGACAGGTACCAGCACCATCTTGTTATTGGGAATTTGCTGTCCACGCGCAAGTGGGAGGTTGTGTTTGTGAGTCCCGGGCGGGAGGATAACTGGCTGCGCGTGCCGCCGCCGGCGTCGATGCGGAAAGGCGGCGAGACGGGCTGGGGGGACGCGGAGGGACGGCCGTTGAGGGCGGAGGAGTTGCCGAGGGAGGATCCGGCGACGGAGATTGAGGAGTTGATTATTCCCGCGGTGGCGGAGCTGCATGATGTGCATATTGGGAGGTAG